A single window of Pectobacterium parmentieri DNA harbors:
- a CDS encoding type II toxin-antitoxin system Phd/YefM family antitoxin — translation MSVQPILANATVSISDFKKSPNAALKKANGEPVAVLTNGRISGYYVSPETWEALADYQEDIELAKIARSRMKGKRVKVDLDEL, via the coding sequence ATGTCCGTACAACCTATTCTTGCCAATGCTACCGTGAGTATTAGCGACTTTAAAAAATCGCCCAATGCGGCGTTGAAAAAAGCTAACGGCGAGCCTGTAGCCGTGTTAACCAATGGCCGTATCTCTGGCTATTATGTTTCCCCGGAAACATGGGAAGCGCTGGCCGACTATCAGGAAGATATCGAACTTGCCAAAATTGCCCGTTCCCGGATGAAGGGGAAACGTGTGAAGGTCGATCTGGATGAGTTATAA
- a CDS encoding nucleotidyl transferase AbiEii/AbiGii toxin family protein has product MNQKVNFAELVSKVVESAELEGLRNVVEKELLHYDILYCLDNAGLLEPLTFQGGTSLRLCHGANRFSEDLDFAGGVAFSGADLKNMKACIEDYLGNRYGLEVNVKEPNELRNEPGYEEVRIDKWQVSVTTAPEKRDMPRQRIKIEIANIPAYTRTPMTLKRNYQVLPDGYSDTLVMCETLNEVMCDKLVSLVATTKYIRYRDVWDLPWLIQQNATYDIDLIRKKIQDYRISNYDDLLAQRIQSIDQVVGDGRFSAEMRRFLPQAVFDRTLGREAFSHYLSGELKALLSALQQALKGEGGKAPFVM; this is encoded by the coding sequence ATGAATCAGAAAGTTAACTTTGCCGAATTGGTCAGCAAAGTGGTGGAATCAGCCGAGCTTGAAGGCTTGCGCAATGTGGTGGAGAAGGAGCTTTTGCACTACGACATCCTCTACTGTTTGGATAATGCGGGCTTGCTGGAGCCGCTTACTTTTCAGGGAGGGACATCGTTAAGGCTGTGCCATGGCGCAAACCGCTTCAGTGAAGATTTGGATTTCGCCGGCGGTGTTGCGTTTTCTGGCGCAGACCTGAAGAACATGAAAGCCTGTATTGAAGATTATCTAGGGAATCGGTACGGCCTTGAAGTCAACGTGAAAGAGCCAAATGAATTGCGGAATGAACCCGGTTATGAGGAAGTTCGCATCGACAAATGGCAGGTATCCGTGACCACTGCACCGGAAAAACGCGATATGCCAAGGCAACGGATCAAAATTGAGATCGCCAATATCCCGGCTTATACCCGAACGCCGATGACGCTAAAACGTAACTATCAGGTTTTACCCGATGGTTATTCCGATACGCTGGTCATGTGTGAAACGCTGAATGAAGTGATGTGCGACAAACTGGTTTCGCTTGTCGCCACTACCAAATATATCCGCTATCGTGACGTATGGGACTTGCCGTGGCTGATCCAACAAAACGCGACTTATGATATCGATCTGATTCGTAAGAAAATACAGGATTACCGCATCTCTAATTATGATGATCTACTGGCACAGCGCATACAGAGCATTGATCAGGTTGTGGGGGATGGCCGTTTTAGCGCTGAAATGCGGCGATTCCTGCCACAGGCCGTATTTGATAGAACGTTAGGGCGTGAGGCTTTTAGCCACTATTTAAGCGGCGAACTAAAAGCACTCTTAAGTGCGTTACAGCAAGCGTTAAAAGGAGAGGGCGGGAAAGCGCCGTTCGTCATGTAA
- the abiEi gene encoding type IV toxin-antitoxin system AbiEi family antitoxin has translation MDRITAIERLNAFDKQGRYVFTSRDLAKIFHEDTPRAFNAGLNRLVKDGILTRAIRGVYVYNHAQSKDAYTLERIVLALRRGEYNYLSLESALSEYGVISQIPIDRITVMTTGRSEEHKTPFGVIEFTHTKRPPEQILQDTYFGNSPLRQATKKTAVRDLRRVGRNTHLIDESELHHESES, from the coding sequence ATGGACAGGATCACTGCTATTGAGCGTTTAAATGCTTTCGATAAGCAAGGGCGTTATGTCTTCACCTCCCGCGATTTAGCCAAGATTTTCCATGAAGATACGCCCAGAGCGTTTAATGCCGGGCTAAATCGTTTAGTAAAAGATGGCATTCTTACCCGTGCGATTCGCGGTGTGTACGTCTATAACCATGCCCAAAGCAAAGATGCCTATACGCTTGAACGCATCGTGTTAGCGCTACGCCGTGGTGAATATAACTATCTTAGCCTTGAATCCGCATTGTCAGAATATGGCGTGATTTCTCAAATCCCTATTGACCGGATCACGGTGATGACCACCGGACGTTCCGAAGAACATAAAACGCCTTTTGGGGTGATTGAATTTACCCATACCAAGCGGCCCCCAGAGCAGATTTTGCAGGATACCTATTTTGGCAATTCCCCGTTACGGCAAGCGACGAAGAAAACTGCCGTGAGGGATTTACGCCGCGTTGGGCGCAATACCCACCTGATTGACGAGTCGGAGCTACATCATGAATCAGAAAGTTAA
- the iutA gene encoding ferric aerobactin receptor IutA, with translation MITKKHTLWALNPLLLAMMAPAVAQQSSDDTLVVSANRTNRTVAQMAQTTWVIEKAELEQQIQGGKELKDALAQLIPGLDVSSQSRTNYGMNVRGRPLVVLVDGVRLNSSRTDSRQLDSIDPFNIDHVEVISGATALYGGGSTGGLINIVTKKGQPDTQMEFETGIKSGFNSSKDHDERVASAISGGNDRISGRASVAYQKFGGWFDGNGDATLLDNTQTGLQYSDRLDVMGTGTLNIDDTQQLQLVTQYYKSQGDDDYGLNLGKDFSAISGATKPYVSSGLHSDRIPGTERHLISLQYSNSDFLGQELVGQVYYRDESLLFYPFPTVNANKQATAFSSSQQDTDQYGAKLTLNSEPLDGWQLTYGLDADHERFTSNQMFFDLAQANASGGMNNKRIYTTGRYPGYDITNLATFLQSSYDINDIFTLSGGVRYQYTENKIDDFIGYAQQQQIAAGRAQSADAIPGGSVDYDNFLFNAGLLVHLTERQQAWFNFSQGVELPDPGKYYGRGTYGAAVNGHLPLTNSVNVNDSELEGVKVDSYELGWRFSGDNLRTQIAAYYSISDKNVKANKDLTISVVDDKRRIYGVEGAVDYFIPDTDWSTGANFNVLKTESKVNGSWEKYDVKVASPSKATAYIGWAPDPWSLRVQSTTSFDVSDAQGYKIDGYTTVDLLGSYDLPVGKLSFSVENVFDRDYTTVWGQRAPLYYSPGYGPASLYNYKGRGRTFGLNYSLLF, from the coding sequence ATGATAACCAAAAAGCATACGCTCTGGGCCCTTAACCCGTTGTTGCTCGCCATGATGGCGCCAGCGGTCGCACAGCAGAGCAGTGACGACACGTTAGTGGTTTCCGCCAACCGCACCAACCGTACGGTGGCGCAAATGGCGCAAACCACGTGGGTGATTGAAAAAGCCGAACTGGAGCAGCAGATCCAGGGCGGTAAAGAGCTGAAAGACGCACTGGCTCAGTTGATCCCCGGTCTTGACGTCAGCAGCCAGAGCCGTACCAACTACGGGATGAACGTGCGTGGCCGTCCGCTGGTCGTGCTGGTGGACGGCGTGCGTCTGAACTCGTCGCGCACCGACAGCCGCCAACTCGATTCCATCGACCCGTTCAATATCGACCACGTTGAAGTGATCTCCGGGGCCACCGCGCTGTACGGTGGCGGTAGTACCGGCGGCCTTATCAATATTGTGACTAAAAAAGGCCAGCCGGATACCCAGATGGAGTTTGAGACGGGGATCAAGAGCGGTTTCAACAGCAGTAAGGATCACGATGAGCGCGTTGCCAGCGCCATCTCCGGCGGCAACGACCGTATCTCCGGGCGCGCATCGGTGGCGTACCAGAAGTTCGGCGGCTGGTTTGACGGTAACGGCGACGCGACTCTGCTCGATAACACTCAGACTGGCCTACAGTATTCCGACCGTCTGGACGTGATGGGCACCGGGACGCTGAATATCGATGATACCCAACAGCTTCAGTTGGTTACCCAATATTATAAAAGCCAGGGTGACGACGATTACGGGCTGAACCTCGGGAAAGATTTTTCGGCAATCAGCGGCGCGACCAAGCCATACGTCAGTAGCGGCCTGCATTCAGACCGTATTCCGGGCACCGAGCGTCATCTCATCAGCCTGCAATACTCGAATAGCGATTTCCTCGGTCAGGAACTGGTCGGCCAGGTCTATTACCGCGATGAATCGCTGCTGTTTTATCCGTTCCCGACCGTCAACGCGAACAAACAGGCCACCGCGTTCTCCTCATCGCAGCAGGACACGGACCAGTATGGCGCGAAGCTGACCCTCAACAGCGAACCGCTGGACGGCTGGCAGTTGACCTACGGGCTGGATGCGGATCACGAGCGCTTTACCTCTAACCAGATGTTCTTCGATCTGGCCCAAGCAAACGCTTCCGGTGGGATGAACAACAAGCGGATTTACACCACCGGACGCTATCCGGGGTATGACATCACTAACCTGGCGACCTTCCTGCAATCCAGCTATGACATCAATGATATCTTTACCCTGAGCGGCGGTGTGCGCTATCAGTACACCGAGAACAAGATTGATGATTTCATTGGCTACGCGCAGCAACAGCAGATTGCCGCCGGGAGGGCGCAGTCCGCCGATGCGATCCCGGGCGGGTCGGTCGATTACGACAACTTCTTGTTTAACGCCGGTCTGCTGGTTCATCTGACCGAACGCCAGCAGGCGTGGTTCAATTTCTCCCAGGGCGTGGAGCTGCCGGATCCGGGTAAATACTACGGGCGCGGCACCTATGGCGCAGCGGTGAACGGGCACCTTCCGCTGACCAACAGCGTGAACGTGAATGACAGCGAACTGGAAGGCGTGAAGGTCGACTCCTACGAGCTGGGCTGGCGCTTCTCCGGCGATAACCTGCGTACGCAAATCGCGGCCTACTACTCGATTTCCGATAAGAACGTGAAGGCAAATAAAGACCTGACCATCAGCGTGGTCGATGACAAGCGCCGCATCTACGGCGTGGAAGGCGCGGTGGACTACTTTATCCCGGACACCGACTGGAGCACCGGTGCGAACTTCAACGTGCTGAAAACCGAGTCTAAAGTGAACGGTAGCTGGGAAAAGTATGATGTGAAGGTGGCGAGCCCGTCGAAAGCAACGGCCTACATCGGTTGGGCACCGGATCCGTGGAGCCTGCGCGTACAGAGCACCACTTCCTTCGACGTCAGCGACGCTCAGGGCTACAAAATCGATGGTTACACCACGGTTGATCTGCTCGGTAGCTATGATCTGCCGGTGGGTAAACTCAGCTTCAGCGTGGAGAACGTTTTCGATCGCGACTACACCACCGTCTGGGGCCAGCGCGCGCCGCTGTACTACAGCCCGGGCTACGGTCCTGCGTCGCTGTACAACTACAAAGGGCGTGGCCGCACCTTTGGCTTGAACTACTCACTGCTGTTCTAA